A portion of the Rhodopseudomonas sp. BAL398 genome contains these proteins:
- a CDS encoding thiamine phosphate synthase codes for MATKPAPTRPATRLYLATPVVDDPSSLLAALPALLAGADIAAVLLRLQLTDQRSMITRIKALAPLIQDAGAAVLLEGHAELVARGGADGAHLDGVAAMDEWLPNLKPDRIAGVGGLVTRHDSMLAGEAGADYVLFGEPGRDGERPSVEAIAERLQWWAELFEPPCVGYAMSCDEAFEFAAAGADFVLVGDFIWADPRGAAAALAEAAAAVARGFASPGAFRPIQE; via the coding sequence ATGGCCACGAAACCCGCCCCGACACGACCGGCGACGCGACTCTATCTCGCGACCCCGGTCGTGGATGATCCGTCGTCGCTGCTCGCCGCCCTGCCCGCACTGCTGGCCGGGGCCGACATCGCGGCGGTGTTGCTGCGGCTGCAACTGACCGATCAGCGCAGCATGATCACCCGGATCAAGGCGCTGGCGCCTTTGATCCAGGACGCCGGCGCGGCGGTGCTGCTCGAGGGCCATGCCGAATTGGTGGCGCGGGGCGGCGCCGATGGCGCGCATCTCGACGGCGTCGCGGCGATGGACGAATGGCTGCCGAATCTGAAGCCGGACCGGATCGCCGGCGTGGGCGGGTTGGTGACCCGCCATGATTCGATGCTGGCCGGCGAGGCCGGCGCCGATTACGTGCTGTTCGGCGAGCCCGGCCGTGACGGCGAACGGCCGTCGGTCGAGGCGATCGCCGAGCGACTGCAATGGTGGGCCGAATTGTTCGAGCCGCCCTGTGTCGGCTACGCGATGTCGTGCGACGAAGCCTTCGAATTCGCCGCCGCCGGTGCCGATTTCGTGCTGGTCGGCGATTTCATCTGGGCGGATCCGCGCGGCGCCGCCGCGGCGCTGGCGGAGGCGGCCGCGGCCGTCGCCCGCGGCTTTGCGTCGCCCGGCGCGTTCCGCCCGATCCAGGAATGA